In Streptomyces venezuelae, the sequence AATCGTGATCGCCCTGATGGGCGTGCTCTTCCTGCTCGCCGTCGGCGTCTCGACCGCCGTCGCGCGGTCGCTGACCCGGCCGCTGTCGGTCCTGCGCCGCGGCGCGGAACGGCTGGCCACACCGGAGGGCTCGGTGGAACCGGTCCGGTTCACCGGCCGCAACGACGAGTTCGCCGAGGTCGTACGCCACCTGAACGCGGTGCGCGACCAGACGGTCTCCCTGCACACCCGGATCGCCGGACTCGACGCCGACCGGCGCCGGATCATCGGCCGCAGCGAGGCGCTGGCCGCCGGCCGGGACGTGCTGGAGGAGGAGCTGACCAAGCTGCGCGCGGGGCTGGAAGAGCACCGGCGCATCATGTCGACGACCTCCGTCTCGCTGTCGCTGCGGACCCTGGGCCTGGTGGAGCGCCAGCTCGCGGTCATCGAGGAACTGGAGTCCAGGGAGCAGGACCCCGACCGGCTCGCGACCCTCTTCAAGCTGGACCACCTGGCCACCGTGATGCGCCGCCACAACGAGAACCTGCTGGTCCTCGCCGGGCAGGAACACGGCCACGGGCAGGGCCTGCCGGTGCCGCTGGTCGACGTGATGCGGGCCGCCGTCAGCGAGATCGAGCGCTACGAGCGCGTCGAACTCGCCGCGATGCCCTCGTACACCCAGATCGCGGGGCACGCCGCAGACGACATCTCGCACGTGCTCGCCGAGCTGCTGGAGAACGCGACCACGTTCTCCCCGCCGGACGTCAAGGTGAAGGTGTCCGGCTGGCTGCAGGGCTCCGGTGACGTGGTGCTGTCCGTCGTGGACGAGGGCATCGGCGTCACCGGGGACCGCCTGGAATCGCTGAACACCCGCCTGTCCACGCCCGATGCCTATGACGAGGAACCCGAGTCGGAACACGGCCTCGGCCTCGGCCTGTACGTGGCCGGGCGGCTCGCGGCCCGGCACGGCGTCACCGCCGAACTGCGCACTCCGAAGCACGGCGGGACCGAGGCCCTGGTGGTCGTCCCGGCGGCGCTGCTGCCCGCCACCCCGGTGGTGTCCCCGGTGCACACCCTGGCCATGCCGGGCGTGCCCGAACTGCGGCTGCCCGGCGTGATAGCGGAGGCGAACGAGAACACGCTGCCGCAGCGGCGCCGAGGGGCGCATGCCGCTCCGGACCCGGACATGGACGCGGATGCGGAGACCGGGACCGGCGCGGAGGCCGAAGCGCAGGCGCAGGCCGAGGCTGCCGCCGGGGCCGTCGCCGAGGAGGCCGCCGAGCCGGTCGTCCCGGCCGCCCCCGAGCCCGAGCCCGTGGCGGACGCCGAACACGAGCCGGCTCCGGAGTCGGAGCCGACCCCGGAGCCGACCCCGGCCCCGGAGCCCGCCGTCGCGGCGGTCCCGATCACGCTCGCCGAAGCACTGGCGGGCCCCGCCGTCGTCGCCGGGACCCCGGCGGAGCCGGAGGAGCAGGTGCCCGCCGGGGCGGAGCCGCTCGTCGACGGCCCCGCCACGGCCGGACTGCCGTCCGCCGACCAGGTGTTCGTCGCAGGACCCCCGGCAGGGGACGGGCTCAGCCCCGAGGAGCAGCTGCTCGCGCGGGTCGTCCCCGACGCGGAGCCGGCCCCCTCCGGCATGACGGACCCCGCCGGGGACCTCCCGGCCGCGGCGCACACCGCCGCACCCGTGGCCGACGTACGGGAAACCGAGCCGGAGCCGGAGCCGGAGCCGCACACCCACGCCCCGGCCGAGGGCAACTGGCTCCCCCGCCAGGGCAGCCACCCGGCCGACCAGGCCGAAGGCGAAGGCGCCGTCACCGACAAGGGCCTGCCCCGGCGGACCCCGCGTGCCGTCCCCGCCAAGCGCGCGGCCCGCGACGACGCGCGGCCCGAACCACCTCGCCGCGTCGACGCCGAGGAGCTGCGGCGCCGACTCGGAGGCTTCTACCAGGGAGCCCAGGACGGACGGCGCGTCGTCGCCGCCGAACTCGCCCGGGAGCAGGGGCCCGACCAAGCCCCTGACCAGGAGCTCGACCAGGCCCGCGACCAGGGGCCGGCGCAGCGCCAGGGCCAGAGCAAGACCGACCGGGGGGACACCGCACAGGAGGCACGCACATGACCGCGCCCAGTACGTACGGACTGAGCACCCAGGCCCGCAACCTGCAGTGGCTGCTGACCGACCTGGTCGAGGAGGTGCCCGGCGTGAACTCCGTCGCCGTCGTCTCCTCGGACGGGCTGCTGCTCCTGTCCTCCGACCCGGGAGCGGGGGCCGCCGCGGCGGAACCGGCCGACCTGCCCAGGCCCAGGGGCCCGCGCGGCGCGTCCGCCGACCTCGCCACCATCGTCTCCGGCCTCGGCAGCCTCACCACGGGCGCCGCCGCCCTCATGGAGACCGGCGCGGTGAAGCAGACCATGGTGGCGATGGAGCACGGCTCCGTCTTCGTCATGGCCATCAGCGACGGCTCACTGCTGGGCGTGCACGCCACCCCCGACTGCGACATGAGCGTCATCGCCTACCACATGGCCCTGTTCGTCGGCCGCGCCGGCCACGTCCTGACCCCCGAAGTCCGCAGTGAGCTGCGCCAGTCGATGGAGAACACCCCGTGAGGAGTACGGCCTCCGAACGGCTGCCGATACGCGGCGCCGACCGCCGCCCCGCCCGCGTCCGCCCGTACTCCCTCACGGGCGGCCGCACCCGCTTCACGCAGGTCCTGCACGTCGAGACGTTCGTCGCCGCCCTGGACTCGAAGGTCTCCGAGCCGCAGAAGCCCGACCGCATGCCCGAGATGCCCGCCATCGTCGAGGTCTGCCGCCGCATGCGGACGATCGCCGAGATAGCCGCCCTGCTGAAGCTCCCGCTCGGCGTGGTCCGGGTCCTGGTCAGCGACCTCGCCGACCAGGGACGGATCCGCGTCTACGCCACGGGCCACGGCAGCGGCCGTCCCGAACGCGCGCTGCTGGAAAGGGTGCTCAGTGGTCTTCGCCGTCTCTGACAACCCGGTGGTCCTGCCGCAGTCGGACGACGAGCCGGCCCAGCCCTGGCAGTACGACCGCTCCCGCGCGCCCGTCGCCGTCAAGGTGCTGGTCGCGGGCGGCTTCGGCGTCGGCAAGACCACCTTCGTGTCCTCCGTCTCCGAGATCACCCCGCTGCGTACCGAGGCGGTGATGACGGAGGCGAGCGCCCCGACCGACGACCTGTCGGGCACTCCCGACAAGAACACCACCACCGTCGCGATGGACTTCGGCCGCGTCACCCTCGACGACGACCTCGTCCTCTACGTGTACGGGACCCCCGGCCAGGAGCGGTTCTGGTTCATGTGGGACGACCTGGTGCGGGGTGCCATCGGCGGTCTCGTCCTGGCCGACACCCGCCGCCTGCGCGACTGTTTCCCGGCTCTGGACTACTTCGAGACCTGCGGACTCCCGTACGCCGTCGCCGTCAACCACTTCGACGGTTCGCAGTCGTACGAGCCCGACGACGTGCGCGAGGCGCTCAGCGTCCCGCCCCACGTACCCGTCGTGATCATGGACGCGAGGCGCCGTGACACGGTCGTCGAATCACTGCTCGCCCTGGTGGGCCACGCCCTCGACACCACTCCCGAATAGAGCACCCGAACAGAGAGCGTGAGAGATGCGCAAGATACTCGTCGTGGGAGCCGGCCAGTCCGGTCTCCAGCTCGCCCTCGGACTCCAGTCGAAGGGGTACGAGGTCACCCTCATGTCCAACCGGACCGCGGACGAGATCCGCACCGGGCGGGTGATGTCCACGCAAGTCATGTTCGACACGGCCCTGCAGCACGAGCGTGATCTCCAGATCAACTTCTGGGAGCAGCAGGCACCGAAGATCGAGGGCCTCGGCGTCTCCGTCGCCACCCCCGACGCGGGCCGCGCCATCGACTGGCTCGGCAAGCTCAAGGGGTACGCACAGTCCGTCGACCAGCGCGTGAAGATGGCCGGCTGGCTCGACACCTTCGTGCAGCGGGGCGGCCAGCTGGTCATCCACGGCGCCTCGGTCGCCGACCTCGACTTCTTCTCCCGCACGTACGACCTGGTGCTGGTCGCCGCAGGCAAGGGCGAACTGGTCTCGATGTTCGGGCGGGACGCCGCGCGTTCCCCCTACGACGCCCCGCAGCGCGCGCTCGCCGTCGCCTACGTCCACGGCCTCGGCCCGCGCCCGGAGCACCCGGAGACCGAAGCGGTCCGCTGCAACCTCGTACCGGGCGTCGGCGAACTGTTCGTCATGCCCACCCTGACCACCTCGGGCCGGGCCGACATCCTCTTCTGGGAGGGCCTCCCGGGCGGTCCGCTGGACGTCTTCAAGGGGATCAAGGACCCTGCGGAGCACCTCGCGCTCACGCTGGAGCTGATGGAGAAGTTCGTGCCGTGGGAGTACTCCCGCGCCACGAAGGTGGAGCTGACGGACGCGGGCGCCACGCTCGCCGGCCGCTACGCGCCGGTCGTCCGCAACCCGGTCGGGCGCCTCCCGGGCGGCGGACTGGTCCTGGGCGTCGCCGACGTGGTCGTCGCCAACGACCCGATCACCGGACAGGGCTCGAACTCCGCCTCCAAGTGCGCGGCCTCGTACCTCTCCTCGATCCTCATGCACGGGGACAAGTCGTTCGACGAGGCGTGGATGAAGGCCACCTTCGACAAGTACTGGTTCACCACGGGCAAGCCGGTGACCCAGTGGACCAACGCGATGCTGGGCGTCCCGCCGGAGCACGTGCTGAACCTGATCGGCGCGGCCGGGCAGCTCCAGCCGGTGGCGAATCGATTCGCCAACGGCTTCGACAACCCGGCCGACTTCGATGCGTACTTCTACGACCCCGAGGACACCGCCGACTACCTGGCGGAGGTCGCCTCCTCCGTCGGAGCCTCCTCGGCGGAGTAGCCCGTGTCGTCCCCCGCCCCCGCCGCCGGTGCCTCCGGCAGCGCGGGCGGGGTGAACTCCGCGAGCGGGGCCCCCTCCGGGTCCGGCCGGACCGCCCCCAACAGCGGGTTCGCGGCGATCGGCGAGACCTTCACCACGGCCCCCGGCCGCGGCGCCTGGATCACCTTGCCGTCGCCGACGTACAGGCCCACGTGCGTGGCCTTCGGGAAGTAGACCACCAGATCCCCGGGCCGCAGCTGATCCAGCGGCACCTTGCGCAGCTGGGCCCACTGCTCCTCACTGGTCCGCGGAATGGCACGCCCGGCGTGCGCCCAGGCCTGCGAGGTCAGCCCGGAGCAGTCGAAGGACCCCGGCCCCTCGGCCCCCCACACGTACGGCTTGCCGATCTGGGCCGCCGCATAGGTCAGAGCACGGCCACCGGCCGCCGTGGGGGTGCCCGTACGGGTCGGCAGACGGCCCGAATCGACCAGGCTCCGCTGCGCGACCGCGGTGTTCTCGGCCTCCTGCGCGCCGAGCCGGGTGAGCTGGTCCGGGGTCAGGGCCGCCAGCACCCGCTCGACCTCCTTGAGCTGCGCGGCGACCTCGTCCTTGTGGAGCTTCTGCTGTGCGGCCAGGGCCTGCCGGGTGTCCAGGGCCTCGCGGGCCCGCGCCGCGAGCGCGTCGGCCTCCTTCTCGCCCCGGGTGAGCCGGGCCAGTACGCCCGCCCGCCGGGCCCCTTCGCGGGCGGCGAGCCGCCGCTGGTCCAGGGCGGCCTGGGGGTTCCCGGCGAGCAGCATCCGGGCGTACGGGGAGAGCCCTTGGCCGCCCTGGTACTGCTCCCGGGCGAGCCGCCCGGCGACGGCCCTCTCCGAGTCGAGCGCCGTACGGACCCTGCCGAGCGCGGCGGCGCGCAGCCGCTCCTCGGCCTGGCCGGCCCGGAGCGCCTCGTCGGTGGCGTTGTAGGCCTCGGCGGCCTCCTCGGCCTTCTGGTACAGGCCCTGCAGCCGGGTCAGCAGCACCCCGACGGACTCCCCTTCGGGAAGCCCCGGCTCGGCCCCGGCCCCGGGGACCGGCCCGGCGACGACGAGCACCGCGGCGATGCAGATGGCGCGAAGCGGCCGATATGACAGCCGATAAGACAGCCGACGTGACAGCCGATGTGACATGGAATCACCTCCGAGGCGGCCGATGCTGCCACGCCCGGTATGACAAATCGCCCAGCGGAGTCGGCCGGTCGCGGGGCCTCACCCGGTTGGGGGCGGGCCGGCGACTGCCGCTTCACCTCGCCGCGCGACGGGCCTCGCGGACTTCGCGGTCGACCGCCCAGGCGTCGGCGACCGGGCCCAGGTGGGCGAGCTTGTCGGGGTTGACCACCGAGCGGATGGTGCGGATCAGGCCCCCGGACAGCTCGAAGGCCAGGACGTGGAGCACCCTGCCGTCCGGGTCGCGGACGATCGCGCCCGGCTCGCCGTTCACGTCGTGGGGTTCGGCGCTCACGCCGATCCGGAACAGCCAGGGGAAGGCCGAGGCGAGCAGGCGGGCCACGTTCTCCGCGCCCGTGACGGCCTTGGCCAGCCGCGGGGCCTTGCCGCCGCTGTCCCCGACCAGTCGGACGTCGGCGGCCAGCAGCCGCTGCAGCCCGGTGATGTCGCCGTCCTTCATCGCGCCCAGGAACCGGGTCGCGAGCTCCTGCCGCTCCCGGCGGTCCGCCTGGAACCTCGGCTGCCCGGCTTCCATGTGCCGCCGGGCCCGTACCAGCAGCTGCCGGCAGGCGGCCTCCGACCGGCCCACGGCCGTGGCGACCTCGTCGAAGCCGAAGGCGAAGACCTCCCGCAGAACGAACACCGAGCGCTCCAGCGGGCTGAGCCGCTCCAGGAGCAGCAGCGCGGCCATCGACACCGAGTCCGCCAGCTCCGTCGACCGCGCGGGGTCCTGGTACGGGTCGCTGAGCAGGGGCTCGGGGAACCACGGCCCGACGTACTCCTCGCGCCGCACCCGCGCGGAACGCAGTACGTCGATCGAGAGCCGGGTGACCGTGGTGGAGAGGAAGGCCTTGGCGGACGTGGCGCGGGTCGCCGAGGCGTCGAAGCGCAGCCAGGTCTCCTGCACGGCGTCCTCGGCCTCGCTCACGCTGCCCAGGATCCGGTAGGCGATCGAGAACAGCAGTGACCGCAGATCCTCGAATTCCTCGACCTTGCTCATGCCGGCTGCCCTCCCCCTTGGCCCTGCATGATCATCAGGGACGCCGCGGGG encodes:
- a CDS encoding nitrate- and nitrite sensing domain-containing protein, which codes for MQKKRSRKNGTAADGPAPAGRRVRVRRRLVVGVAVAGLTVLAAGAPAVVSASRELNDSQRLVTLADQTRQTLTLAHLLGDERDAVVEYAAKGRPGGAKGPVQERIAGTDRQLAEVQAEADETTARALARVRTVRAEAVDGKGSALAAEQAYAGVIAELLAPGRRLAELTPPRAEAALATTRPLAPLGQAVEQASATRGLLLAALAVPRGEQPPNSAVVDELTTAAQRARVREQAALDDFARAARPDVRQTLAATVTGPEVKTADDFLKRLTDRPTLTPADRKTDGATVAAALTARIDRMRTVEATLASERASALAAQRDDDVTRLEIVIALMGVLFLLAVGVSTAVARSLTRPLSVLRRGAERLATPEGSVEPVRFTGRNDEFAEVVRHLNAVRDQTVSLHTRIAGLDADRRRIIGRSEALAAGRDVLEEELTKLRAGLEEHRRIMSTTSVSLSLRTLGLVERQLAVIEELESREQDPDRLATLFKLDHLATVMRRHNENLLVLAGQEHGHGQGLPVPLVDVMRAAVSEIERYERVELAAMPSYTQIAGHAADDISHVLAELLENATTFSPPDVKVKVSGWLQGSGDVVLSVVDEGIGVTGDRLESLNTRLSTPDAYDEEPESEHGLGLGLYVAGRLAARHGVTAELRTPKHGGTEALVVVPAALLPATPVVSPVHTLAMPGVPELRLPGVIAEANENTLPQRRRGAHAAPDPDMDADAETGTGAEAEAQAQAEAAAGAVAEEAAEPVVPAAPEPEPVADAEHEPAPESEPTPEPTPAPEPAVAAVPITLAEALAGPAVVAGTPAEPEEQVPAGAEPLVDGPATAGLPSADQVFVAGPPAGDGLSPEEQLLARVVPDAEPAPSGMTDPAGDLPAAAHTAAPVADVRETEPEPEPEPHTHAPAEGNWLPRQGSHPADQAEGEGAVTDKGLPRRTPRAVPAKRAARDDARPEPPRRVDAEELRRRLGGFYQGAQDGRRVVAAELAREQGPDQAPDQELDQARDQGPAQRQGQSKTDRGDTAQEART
- a CDS encoding roadblock/LC7 domain-containing protein, with the protein product MTAPSTYGLSTQARNLQWLLTDLVEEVPGVNSVAVVSSDGLLLLSSDPGAGAAAAEPADLPRPRGPRGASADLATIVSGLGSLTTGAAALMETGAVKQTMVAMEHGSVFVMAISDGSLLGVHATPDCDMSVIAYHMALFVGRAGHVLTPEVRSELRQSMENTP
- a CDS encoding DUF742 domain-containing protein, producing the protein MRSTASERLPIRGADRRPARVRPYSLTGGRTRFTQVLHVETFVAALDSKVSEPQKPDRMPEMPAIVEVCRRMRTIAEIAALLKLPLGVVRVLVSDLADQGRIRVYATGHGSGRPERALLERVLSGLRRL
- a CDS encoding GTP-binding protein; protein product: MVFAVSDNPVVLPQSDDEPAQPWQYDRSRAPVAVKVLVAGGFGVGKTTFVSSVSEITPLRTEAVMTEASAPTDDLSGTPDKNTTTVAMDFGRVTLDDDLVLYVYGTPGQERFWFMWDDLVRGAIGGLVLADTRRLRDCFPALDYFETCGLPYAVAVNHFDGSQSYEPDDVREALSVPPHVPVVIMDARRRDTVVESLLALVGHALDTTPE
- a CDS encoding styrene monooxygenase/indole monooxygenase family protein; its protein translation is MRKILVVGAGQSGLQLALGLQSKGYEVTLMSNRTADEIRTGRVMSTQVMFDTALQHERDLQINFWEQQAPKIEGLGVSVATPDAGRAIDWLGKLKGYAQSVDQRVKMAGWLDTFVQRGGQLVIHGASVADLDFFSRTYDLVLVAAGKGELVSMFGRDAARSPYDAPQRALAVAYVHGLGPRPEHPETEAVRCNLVPGVGELFVMPTLTTSGRADILFWEGLPGGPLDVFKGIKDPAEHLALTLELMEKFVPWEYSRATKVELTDAGATLAGRYAPVVRNPVGRLPGGGLVLGVADVVVANDPITGQGSNSASKCAASYLSSILMHGDKSFDEAWMKATFDKYWFTTGKPVTQWTNAMLGVPPEHVLNLIGAAGQLQPVANRFANGFDNPADFDAYFYDPEDTADYLAEVASSVGASSAE
- a CDS encoding C40 family peptidase, which translates into the protein MSYRPLRAICIAAVLVVAGPVPGAGAEPGLPEGESVGVLLTRLQGLYQKAEEAAEAYNATDEALRAGQAEERLRAAALGRVRTALDSERAVAGRLAREQYQGGQGLSPYARMLLAGNPQAALDQRRLAAREGARRAGVLARLTRGEKEADALAARAREALDTRQALAAQQKLHKDEVAAQLKEVERVLAALTPDQLTRLGAQEAENTAVAQRSLVDSGRLPTRTGTPTAAGGRALTYAAAQIGKPYVWGAEGPGSFDCSGLTSQAWAHAGRAIPRTSEEQWAQLRKVPLDQLRPGDLVVYFPKATHVGLYVGDGKVIQAPRPGAVVKVSPIAANPLLGAVRPDPEGAPLAEFTPPALPEAPAAGAGDDTGYSAEEAPTEEATSAR
- a CDS encoding RNA polymerase sigma-70 factor: MSKVEEFEDLRSLLFSIAYRILGSVSEAEDAVQETWLRFDASATRATSAKAFLSTTVTRLSIDVLRSARVRREEYVGPWFPEPLLSDPYQDPARSTELADSVSMAALLLLERLSPLERSVFVLREVFAFGFDEVATAVGRSEAACRQLLVRARRHMEAGQPRFQADRRERQELATRFLGAMKDGDITGLQRLLAADVRLVGDSGGKAPRLAKAVTGAENVARLLASAFPWLFRIGVSAEPHDVNGEPGAIVRDPDGRVLHVLAFELSGGLIRTIRSVVNPDKLAHLGPVADAWAVDREVREARRAAR